The Stappia sp. genome window below encodes:
- a CDS encoding TRAP transporter large permease subunit: MVDLDPAAITGIMFASMLVLMIMGAPLAFALMISGAGAAFLIFGDGGLDLLVASAYGAMDNFLLVSLPLFIFMGLVLERSGITDDLFGMIHKLMGGLPGGLGIGTVLICALIAAMAGVSGAATVSLGIIALPAMLKRGYDKRLVTGTIMAGGALGFLIPPSVLMIIYAFLARESVGKLFAAGVVPGLMLAGIYILYVLIRCRLRPEMGPPAPASERVSGLEKIKALRSLIAPGLLVTTVLGCIIGGVTSPSEASAIGAFGALAIAAMRGRLDWPTLQYVMLSTTKLMGMLMWITLAAVFFSKVYVGLGGGFVVADLIDDFNVSPMVVILFMLSVYFLLGMFLDDFAIIFITVPIFVPIVRDLGFDTTWFAVLFVLSMQSAYLTPPFGYNLFYMRSVAPPQVTINDIYFAALPFVALQILGLALVVMFPQIALWLPSVLF, translated from the coding sequence ATGGTCGATCTCGATCCGGCGGCCATCACGGGCATCATGTTTGCCTCGATGCTGGTGCTGATGATCATGGGCGCGCCTCTGGCCTTCGCCCTGATGATCTCCGGCGCCGGCGCCGCCTTCCTCATTTTCGGCGATGGCGGTCTCGATCTGCTCGTCGCCTCCGCCTACGGGGCGATGGACAATTTCCTGCTCGTCTCGCTGCCGCTTTTCATTTTCATGGGCCTCGTGCTCGAACGCTCCGGCATCACCGACGACCTGTTCGGGATGATCCACAAGCTGATGGGCGGCCTGCCGGGCGGTCTGGGCATCGGCACGGTGCTGATCTGCGCGCTGATCGCGGCGATGGCCGGCGTGTCGGGTGCCGCGACCGTGTCGCTTGGGATCATCGCGCTGCCGGCGATGCTCAAGCGCGGCTACGACAAGCGGCTGGTGACCGGCACGATCATGGCCGGCGGCGCGCTCGGCTTTCTGATCCCGCCGTCCGTTCTGATGATCATCTACGCGTTCCTGGCGCGCGAATCGGTCGGCAAGCTGTTCGCCGCCGGCGTCGTGCCGGGCCTGATGCTGGCCGGCATCTACATTCTCTACGTTCTCATCCGCTGCCGGCTTCGGCCGGAGATGGGCCCGCCGGCCCCGGCGAGCGAGCGGGTGAGCGGACTTGAGAAGATCAAGGCCCTGCGCTCGCTGATCGCGCCGGGATTGCTGGTGACCACCGTTCTCGGCTGCATCATCGGCGGCGTGACCTCGCCCTCCGAGGCCTCGGCGATCGGCGCCTTCGGCGCGCTGGCGATCGCCGCCATGCGCGGCCGGCTGGACTGGCCGACGCTCCAATACGTCATGCTGTCCACGACCAAGCTGATGGGCATGCTGATGTGGATCACCCTGGCCGCGGTCTTCTTTTCCAAGGTCTATGTGGGTCTGGGCGGCGGCTTCGTGGTCGCGGATCTGATCGACGACTTCAACGTGTCGCCGATGGTGGTGATCCTGTTCATGCTGTCGGTCTATTTCCTGCTCGGCATGTTCCTGGACGACTTCGCGATCATCTTCATCACGGTGCCGATCTTCGTGCCCATCGTGCGCGATCTCGGCTTCGACACGACCTGGTTCGCGGTCCTCTTCGTGCTGTCGATGCAGTCGGCCTATCTGACCCCGCCGTTCGGGTACAATCTGTTCTACATGCGCTCGGTGGCGCCGCCGCAGGTGACGATCAACGACATCTACTTCGCGGCCCTGCCCTTCGTGGCCTTGCAGATCCTGGGTCTGGCGCTGGTGGTGATGTTCCCGCAGATCGCCCTGTGGCTGCCCTCGGTCCTGTTCTGA
- a CDS encoding MarR family transcriptional regulator, whose product MTGETDLDLPDEMFLVRVDHEETGDTRETLSFSRSPTVLLTFAANRFTRMASKIYQERYDLGAMDWRMLVMLTREPGATAARASETIGIDKGAISRCLHRLEGKELVRAGALHANGRSRGWYLTAAGQTLHDTILREALERQRRLFQGFSKAEVEALCDMLQRFLENQKSLVAEPGGSRPD is encoded by the coding sequence ATGACAGGTGAGACCGATCTTGACTTGCCGGACGAGATGTTCCTCGTGCGGGTGGACCACGAGGAGACGGGCGACACGCGGGAAACCCTGAGTTTCTCGCGCTCGCCGACCGTTCTTCTGACCTTCGCGGCGAACCGCTTCACGCGCATGGCCTCCAAGATCTACCAGGAGCGCTACGATCTTGGCGCGATGGACTGGCGGATGCTGGTGATGCTGACGCGCGAGCCGGGGGCGACCGCGGCGCGGGCGTCCGAGACCATCGGCATCGACAAGGGCGCGATCAGCCGCTGTCTGCACCGGCTGGAGGGCAAGGAACTGGTGCGCGCCGGCGCGCTTCATGCGAACGGGCGCAGCCGCGGCTGGTATCTCACAGCCGCCGGCCAGACGCTCCACGACACCATCCTGCGCGAGGCGCTGGAGCGCCAGCGCCGGCTGTTTCAGGGGTTCAGCAAGGCGGAGGTCGAGGCCCTGTGCGACATGCTCCAGCGGTTTCTGGAAAACCAGAAGTCCCTAGTGGCCGAGCCCGGTGGCAGCCGGCCCGACTGA
- a CDS encoding cytochrome P450, which translates to MTETAGPVADRQRAQCPMQHASATHAPFAHEGMHAFFADIRPEVPIFHSPGIDYWVVTRREDVRRILADSERFSAEIATQPICPWPQSVAAYLKSRNFTNEAVQVACDPPRHTRIRKIAARFLNVRRFSFYEDALRDLVRGYLDRLEAERAAGRDEVDLVDAVFYEFPAQAAFLLLGETDFDPRTIKKWGDLRLNMIWGRPTDAELAEAAADLADFWDYAVALVKARMDAPKDDYPSFLLAARDGDDATLTINEINSLVFGILLAGHETTTNAAGNMFHALLRHPDQWRKLLDDPALIPAAVEEGLRFAPSVVAWRRTAREPVTVAGQDLPKGARLLLSIASANRDEATFAQGEAFDVTRPNPRDHVAFGNGLHTCLGAPLARLELRILLEEMTARFPHMSLVPDQPMSWTPTLSFRGPQALRVRLGGAAA; encoded by the coding sequence ATGACCGAGACCGCCGGGCCCGTGGCGGACCGCCAGCGCGCGCAATGCCCCATGCAGCACGCGAGCGCGACCCATGCCCCGTTCGCGCATGAGGGCATGCACGCCTTTTTCGCCGACATCCGCCCCGAGGTGCCCATCTTCCATTCGCCCGGGATCGACTACTGGGTGGTCACGCGCCGCGAGGACGTGCGCCGCATCCTCGCCGATAGCGAGCGTTTTTCCGCCGAAATCGCCACCCAGCCGATCTGTCCCTGGCCGCAGAGCGTCGCGGCCTATCTCAAGAGCCGGAACTTCACCAACGAGGCGGTGCAGGTCGCCTGCGATCCGCCGCGCCACACGCGCATTCGCAAGATCGCGGCCCGCTTTCTGAACGTCCGCCGCTTCTCCTTCTATGAAGACGCGTTGCGCGATCTGGTGCGCGGATATCTCGACCGTCTGGAGGCGGAACGCGCGGCCGGGCGGGACGAGGTCGATCTGGTCGACGCGGTCTTTTACGAGTTCCCCGCCCAGGCGGCCTTCCTGCTGCTCGGCGAGACGGACTTCGATCCGCGCACCATCAAGAAGTGGGGCGATCTGCGCCTCAACATGATCTGGGGCCGCCCCACCGACGCCGAGCTTGCCGAGGCGGCGGCCGATCTCGCCGATTTCTGGGATTACGCGGTCGCTCTGGTGAAGGCGCGCATGGACGCGCCGAAGGACGACTATCCGAGCTTCCTGCTGGCCGCGCGCGACGGCGACGACGCGACGCTGACGATCAACGAGATCAATTCGCTCGTCTTCGGCATTCTGCTCGCCGGTCATGAGACGACGACCAATGCCGCCGGCAACATGTTCCACGCGCTGCTGCGCCATCCCGACCAGTGGCGCAAGCTCCTGGACGACCCCGCGCTGATCCCGGCGGCCGTCGAGGAAGGCCTGCGCTTCGCGCCTTCGGTCGTCGCCTGGCGCCGCACGGCGCGCGAGCCCGTCACCGTGGCCGGCCAGGACCTGCCGAAGGGCGCCCGGCTGCTGCTGTCGATCGCCTCCGCCAACCGCGACGAGGCGACCTTCGCGCAGGGCGAGGCCTTTGACGTGACGCGGCCCAACCCGCGCGACCACGTGGCCTTCGGCAACGGCCTGCACACCTGCCTCGGCGCGCCGCTGGCGCGGCTGGAACTGCGCATCCTGCTGGAGGAAATGACCGCGCGCTTCCCGCACATGAGCCTGGTGCCGGATCAGCCCATGTCCTGGACGCCGACCCTGTCGTTTCGCGGACCCCAGGCGCTGCGGGTCCGCCTCGGCGGCGCGGCGGCCTAG
- a CDS encoding 2Fe-2S iron-sulfur cluster-binding protein produces the protein MARITFVEPDGTRKEIDAVDGRSVMETAIANDVNGIVAECAGSMACATCHVFVDEAHFAGLPEAEQAERDMLDFAAVTARPTSRLSCQIAVGPQLDGAVITIPETQV, from the coding sequence GTGGCCCGGATCACCTTCGTCGAGCCCGACGGAACCCGCAAGGAGATCGACGCCGTCGACGGCCGGTCGGTGATGGAAACCGCCATCGCCAACGACGTGAACGGAATCGTCGCCGAATGCGCCGGCTCCATGGCCTGCGCCACCTGCCATGTCTTTGTCGACGAGGCCCATTTCGCCGGACTGCCGGAGGCGGAACAGGCGGAGCGCGACATGCTCGACTTCGCCGCCGTGACGGCCCGCCCGACCAGCCGGCTGTCCTGTCAGATCGCGGTCGGCCCGCAGCTCGACGGCGCCGTGATCACCATCCCCGAAACCCAGGTCTGA
- a CDS encoding TRAP transporter substrate-binding protein, whose product MKRIAASALTALISLTALAPQPVRAEAETTLTIASWAPPTHVANSQMWPAFIERLEEITDGRVTAEVKLGLAPPPAMADLVLDGAADITYIFHGYNPGRFVTAQLAELPGVEGTAEAVSAAYWDVWRDHLAAAGEQREFKTLAMFTHGPAQLHLADPISGLADVEGLKLRSPGGVGAQVLSALGGIGIQVPATKVYETLSARAADGVTMNIDSRLGFKLDEVAPVMFEVPGGLYRGSFAVLMNRDRWEALPEDIREKLDAELVGAPLSRLFGKLWDGGDAVARESTQANSGPILVASEEDLALFAPIVTQAREEVLARIAEKGIDAAAAKAQFDRRVAQVMAETGDGDRE is encoded by the coding sequence ATGAAACGCATTGCCGCTTCGGCCCTGACGGCCCTCATCAGCCTGACCGCGCTCGCGCCGCAGCCCGTGCGGGCCGAGGCCGAAACCACGCTGACCATCGCGTCCTGGGCGCCGCCCACCCATGTCGCCAACTCGCAGATGTGGCCGGCCTTCATCGAGCGCCTGGAGGAGATCACCGACGGCCGGGTGACGGCGGAGGTGAAGCTCGGCCTCGCCCCGCCGCCGGCGATGGCCGACCTCGTGCTCGATGGCGCCGCCGACATCACCTACATCTTCCACGGCTACAATCCCGGCCGCTTCGTCACCGCCCAGCTTGCCGAGCTTCCCGGCGTGGAGGGGACGGCGGAGGCTGTTTCCGCCGCCTATTGGGACGTCTGGCGCGATCATCTGGCGGCCGCCGGCGAGCAGCGCGAGTTCAAGACGCTGGCCATGTTCACCCATGGCCCCGCGCAACTGCATCTGGCCGATCCGATCTCCGGGCTCGCCGATGTGGAGGGGCTGAAGCTGCGTTCGCCGGGCGGGGTCGGCGCGCAGGTGCTCTCCGCCCTCGGCGGCATCGGCATCCAGGTGCCGGCCACCAAGGTCTATGAAACCCTCTCCGCGCGCGCCGCCGACGGCGTCACCATGAACATCGACAGCCGTCTCGGCTTCAAGCTCGACGAGGTGGCCCCGGTGATGTTCGAGGTCCCGGGCGGGCTCTACCGCGGCTCCTTCGCCGTCCTCATGAACCGCGACCGCTGGGAGGCCCTGCCCGAGGACATCCGCGAAAAACTCGACGCCGAGCTGGTCGGCGCGCCGTTGAGCCGGCTGTTCGGCAAGCTGTGGGACGGCGGCGACGCCGTCGCACGGGAAAGCACGCAGGCCAACAGCGGCCCGATCCTTGTCGCCAGCGAGGAGGATCTCGCCCTCTTCGCTCCAATCGTGACGCAAGCGCGCGAGGAGGTTCTGGCGCGCATCGCCGAGAAGGGCATCGACGCGGCCGCCGCCAAGGCGCAGTTCGACCGGCGGGTCGCCCAGGTAATGGCCGAGACCGGCGACGGGGATCGCGAATGA
- a CDS encoding TRAP transporter small permease, with amino-acid sequence MIASPIAKLIANVVRRTARLPLGLAALALFAMMGLTFADVLMRSLADAPIPGAAEITEVLLATTVFAAMPALCFLDRHIAVDLMDTAIPPWLARWRDAAVNIVFGLALLWPLEKCWVAALRTLGYGEVTLYLRLPVGWIAIGIVIGLGASAAAMVLRGVLLIVRPRLV; translated from the coding sequence ATGATCGCGAGCCCGATCGCGAAGCTGATCGCGAACGTGGTGCGCCGCACGGCGCGCCTCCCCCTCGGGCTGGCGGCCCTCGCCCTCTTCGCGATGATGGGGCTCACCTTCGCCGACGTCCTGATGCGCAGCCTCGCCGACGCCCCCATCCCGGGGGCGGCGGAAATCACCGAGGTGCTGCTGGCGACGACCGTCTTCGCCGCCATGCCGGCGCTGTGTTTCCTCGACCGCCACATCGCGGTGGACCTGATGGACACGGCCATCCCGCCCTGGCTCGCCCGCTGGCGCGACGCCGCCGTGAACATCGTCTTCGGCCTGGCTCTGCTCTGGCCGCTCGAGAAATGCTGGGTCGCGGCGTTGCGCACGCTCGGCTACGGCGAGGTGACGCTCTATCTGCGTCTGCCCGTCGGCTGGATCGCCATCGGCATCGTGATCGGGCTTGGCGCAAGCGCGGCCGCGATGGTGCTCAGGGGCGTCCTGCTGATCGTGCGACCCCGGCTCGTGTAA
- a CDS encoding TRAP transporter large permease has protein sequence MVSALIGFAVVLLLALIRVPIAFSMGLVGIVGYALHTNMSAALSMSARLITDAARDYGLSVIPLFVLMGLFVNQSGMSREIYRAAYAFLGHLRGGLAMATVAACGLFAAISGSSLATAATMSRVAMPEMRRFGYDDALSTATIAAGGSLGILIPPSVILILYGLLTQSSIAALFLAGLVPGLLGILLYLGAVAFVVARRPQAGPAGERSDWRERLAALKGVFAVLGLFVFVIGGLYGLFDFAPLNLTFSPTEAAGMGAMGTFAIALWRRKLTWRITMTALTETAMTSAALFAILIGAWIFSNFINIAGLPEALVGWITANDLPPMAVMAMILLIYLLLGCVFESLSMIVLTVPVFFPVITALGFDPVWFGIVVVVVTEISLITPPVGLNVFILKSVVPDVATATIFRGITPFWVADILRLALIVLLPPLVLFLPQTLN, from the coding sequence ATGGTTTCCGCTCTCATTGGCTTCGCCGTCGTGCTCCTGCTCGCCCTCATCAGGGTTCCGATCGCCTTTTCCATGGGGCTGGTGGGGATCGTCGGCTACGCGCTCCACACGAATATGTCCGCCGCGCTGTCCATGTCCGCCCGGCTCATCACCGACGCCGCGCGCGATTATGGCCTGTCGGTCATTCCGCTGTTCGTGCTGATGGGGCTCTTCGTCAATCAGTCCGGCATGAGCCGCGAGATCTACCGCGCGGCCTATGCCTTTCTCGGCCATTTGCGCGGCGGGCTCGCCATGGCGACGGTGGCCGCCTGCGGCCTGTTCGCCGCGATCTCCGGCTCCTCGCTCGCCACCGCGGCGACCATGAGCCGCGTCGCCATGCCGGAGATGCGCCGCTTCGGCTACGACGATGCGCTGTCGACCGCGACCATCGCCGCCGGTGGCTCGCTGGGCATCCTGATCCCGCCGTCGGTGATCCTCATCCTCTACGGGCTGCTGACGCAAAGCTCCATCGCGGCGCTGTTTCTGGCCGGCCTCGTGCCGGGCCTGCTCGGAATTCTGCTCTATCTCGGGGCCGTGGCCTTCGTCGTGGCGCGCCGACCGCAGGCCGGCCCCGCCGGCGAGCGCAGCGACTGGCGCGAGCGTCTCGCCGCGCTCAAGGGCGTGTTCGCGGTGCTCGGGCTCTTCGTCTTCGTGATCGGCGGGCTTTACGGCCTGTTCGATTTCGCCCCGCTCAATCTGACCTTCTCGCCGACCGAGGCCGCCGGCATGGGCGCGATGGGCACCTTCGCCATCGCGCTCTGGCGCCGCAAGCTGACCTGGCGCATCACGATGACCGCGCTCACCGAGACGGCGATGACCTCGGCGGCCCTCTTCGCCATCCTGATCGGCGCCTGGATCTTCTCCAACTTCATCAACATCGCCGGCCTGCCGGAGGCGCTGGTCGGCTGGATCACGGCCAACGACCTGCCCCCCATGGCGGTGATGGCCATGATCCTGCTCATCTACCTGCTGCTCGGCTGCGTCTTCGAGAGCCTGTCGATGATCGTGCTCACCGTGCCGGTGTTCTTTCCGGTCATCACAGCGCTCGGCTTCGACCCCGTGTGGTTCGGCATCGTCGTGGTGGTGGTGACGGAGATCAGCCTGATCACGCCGCCGGTCGGGCTCAACGTCTTCATTCTCAAGTCCGTGGTGCCGGATGTGGCCACCGCGACGATCTTTCGCGGCATCACGCCCTTCTGGGTCGCGGACATCCTGCGCCTGGCGCTGATCGTCCTGCTGCCGCCCCTGGTGCTCTTCCTCCCGCAAACGCTCAACTGA
- a CDS encoding S-(hydroxymethyl)glutathione dehydrogenase/class III alcohol dehydrogenase codes for MRTRAAVALKAGEPLQVMDVLLERPRTGEVLVEIKASGICHTDEFTLSGADPEGLFPAILGHEGAGVVLEVGEGVTTLAPGDHVIPLYTPECRQCPSCLSGKTNLCTAIRETQGRGLMPDGTTRFSLFDGTPVHHYMGCSTFANHTVMPEIALAKVRPDAPFEKICYIGCGVTTGIGAVINTAGVEVGATAAVFGLGGIGLNVIQGLRMAGADMIIGIDLNDDKAEMARAFGMTHFLNPSRIDGSIVQAIVDLTKTEADRIGGVDYAFDATGNVEVMRAALECSHRGWGVSVIIGVAPAGAEISTRPFQLVTGRVWKGTAFGGAKGRTDVPRYVDWYMNGKIEIDSMITHTLSLDEINHGFELMRQGKSIRSVVVF; via the coding sequence CTGCGCACGCGCGCCGCCGTCGCTCTGAAGGCCGGAGAGCCGCTTCAGGTCATGGACGTCCTGCTCGAGCGCCCCAGGACCGGCGAGGTGCTGGTCGAGATCAAGGCCAGCGGCATCTGCCACACCGACGAGTTCACCCTGTCGGGCGCCGATCCGGAGGGGCTGTTTCCCGCGATCCTCGGCCATGAGGGCGCCGGCGTCGTGCTGGAGGTCGGCGAAGGGGTGACGACGCTCGCGCCGGGCGACCATGTCATCCCGCTCTACACCCCCGAGTGCCGCCAGTGCCCGTCCTGCCTGTCCGGCAAGACCAACCTGTGCACCGCCATTCGCGAAACCCAGGGACGCGGCCTGATGCCGGACGGCACCACCCGCTTCTCGCTCTTCGACGGCACGCCGGTGCACCACTACATGGGGTGTTCGACCTTCGCCAATCACACGGTGATGCCGGAGATCGCGCTCGCCAAGGTGCGCCCCGACGCGCCCTTCGAGAAGATCTGCTACATCGGCTGCGGCGTCACCACCGGCATCGGCGCGGTGATCAACACCGCCGGCGTGGAAGTCGGCGCGACGGCCGCCGTCTTCGGCCTGGGCGGCATCGGCCTCAACGTCATCCAGGGGCTGCGCATGGCCGGCGCCGACATGATCATCGGCATCGACCTCAACGACGACAAGGCGGAGATGGCGCGCGCCTTCGGCATGACCCATTTCCTCAACCCGAGCCGGATCGACGGCTCCATCGTCCAGGCCATCGTGGATCTCACGAAGACGGAGGCCGACCGCATCGGCGGCGTCGACTACGCCTTCGACGCGACCGGCAATGTGGAGGTGATGCGCGCCGCGCTGGAATGCAGCCATCGCGGCTGGGGCGTCTCGGTGATCATCGGCGTGGCACCGGCGGGGGCGGAAATCAGCACCCGTCCCTTCCAGCTCGTCACCGGGCGCGTGTGGAAGGGCACGGCCTTCGGCGGCGCCAAGGGGCGCACCGACGTGCCGCGCTACGTCGACTGGTACATGAACGGCAAGATCGAGATCGATTCCATGATCACGCACACCCTGTCGCTCGACGAGATCAACCACGGGTTCGAGCTGATGCGCCAGGGAAAGTCGATCCGCTCGGTGGTGGTGTTCTGA
- a CDS encoding FAD-dependent oxidoreductase, whose translation MPAASHAADAGTLIVGAGQAGLTVAETLRKGGYAAPVTLIGAEADAPYQRPPLSKGYLLGDVGRDRLALKPPEWFARHDVTLRTGLRVAEIELESRHVRLADGERLAWRHLVIATGARPRPLPEAIGGRLAGVHTIRARTDIDRLRADLVPGARLLVIGGGYIGLEAAAAARTRGLEVVLIESAPRLLARVTGAETADWLAETHRRNGVDLRLGCQLVRLHGADRVTAAEFGDGSRIAVDCVVVGIGALPETALAEQADLACANGIRVDARGRTSREGVWAAGDCATFDLPDGPLRLESVGNAVDTGALVARNILGADDAYAPEPWFWSDQYATKLQIAGLSAPGDAVVVRDVAGEGRSHWYIRSGRLVAVDALGAPRAYMSARKLLKAGLTPPTDRIGDPKTPLGDLLATCR comes from the coding sequence ATGCCCGCCGCCTCTCACGCCGCCGATGCCGGCACGCTTATCGTCGGGGCCGGCCAGGCGGGCCTCACTGTCGCCGAGACCCTGCGCAAGGGCGGCTACGCCGCGCCCGTGACGCTGATCGGCGCGGAAGCCGATGCCCCCTATCAGCGCCCGCCCCTGTCCAAGGGCTACCTGCTCGGCGACGTCGGACGCGACCGGCTCGCCCTGAAACCGCCGGAGTGGTTCGCCCGTCACGACGTGACCCTGCGCACGGGTCTGCGGGTCGCGGAGATCGAACTCGAAAGTCGCCATGTCCGCCTCGCAGACGGCGAACGGCTGGCCTGGCGCCATCTGGTCATTGCGACCGGCGCCCGCCCCCGCCCCCTGCCCGAGGCCATCGGCGGGCGGCTCGCCGGCGTCCACACCATCCGCGCACGCACCGACATCGACCGGCTGCGCGCGGATCTCGTCCCGGGCGCGCGGCTTTTGGTGATCGGCGGCGGCTACATCGGTCTGGAGGCAGCGGCGGCGGCCCGCACGCGCGGTCTGGAGGTCGTGCTGATCGAAAGCGCGCCGAGGCTGCTCGCCCGCGTCACGGGAGCGGAGACGGCCGACTGGCTGGCCGAGACCCATCGGAGGAACGGCGTCGACCTGCGGCTCGGCTGTCAGCTGGTCCGGCTTCACGGCGCGGATCGCGTGACGGCCGCCGAGTTCGGCGACGGCAGCCGGATCGCGGTCGACTGCGTGGTCGTCGGGATCGGTGCCCTGCCGGAAACCGCGCTTGCCGAGCAGGCGGATCTCGCCTGCGCGAACGGCATCCGCGTCGATGCGCGCGGGCGCACCTCCCGCGAGGGCGTCTGGGCCGCCGGAGACTGCGCGACCTTCGACCTGCCCGACGGCCCCTTGCGCCTGGAAAGCGTCGGCAACGCGGTCGACACGGGCGCGCTCGTCGCGCGCAACATCCTCGGCGCGGACGACGCCTATGCCCCCGAGCCCTGGTTCTGGTCCGACCAATACGCCACGAAGCTCCAGATCGCCGGCCTGTCGGCGCCGGGCGACGCGGTGGTGGTGCGCGATGTCGCCGGCGAGGGCCGCTCGCACTGGTACATCCGCTCGGGACGCCTGGTGGCCGTCGACGCGCTCGGCGCGCCGCGCGCCTACATGAGCGCCCGCAAGCTGCTGAAGGCGGGGCTGACGCCGCCGACGGACAGGATCGGCGATCCGAAAACCCCTCTCGGCGACCTCCTGGCCACCTGCCGGTGA
- a CDS encoding glycosyltransferase family 61 protein, protein MARKKSAFRTWLSGRRLRWLVLRAVGAVAPSLVARVHFSARSVRAEEAARHVVENAREPVVLRHSPAEARDILAPAARTDTGDTRGTAAGTGAMRYQTMYLADCAILGHTRSVVRRRDCALVNYDASPGNWNYAKPARLRALSAGPEPHVLLDGTGHFFHFFANGLMPVLRYLERDPQARITLVVPTRLFGFEAETLAALAAAFPGVTLKPLARDEKIVGAEVLWLMALCTDYEWMPVTRARATVLREMLQRHWAAGGTPVAPPTARLYLDRGEAKLRRLTDAAEVRGGLERAGFRSFVAHAGNFPEQVAAFHGAEEIVAVHGAGLTNLLFCRPGTRVIEVFPENFIKSTYFWLARQLELDYRYVIGGPGDYDQAFAAGADRLARAVTARV, encoded by the coding sequence ATGGCCCGCAAGAAGTCTGCCTTTCGGACGTGGCTGTCCGGTCGTCGGCTGCGCTGGCTGGTGCTGCGCGCGGTCGGAGCGGTTGCGCCGTCGCTGGTCGCCCGGGTTCATTTTTCCGCGCGCTCGGTGCGCGCCGAGGAGGCCGCGCGTCACGTCGTTGAAAACGCGCGCGAGCCGGTTGTCCTGCGCCATTCGCCGGCGGAGGCGCGCGACATACTCGCGCCCGCCGCCCGCACCGACACGGGCGACACGCGCGGAACGGCGGCCGGCACGGGCGCGATGCGCTATCAGACGATGTATCTGGCCGACTGCGCGATCCTCGGTCACACCCGCAGCGTGGTGCGCCGGCGCGATTGCGCCCTGGTGAATTACGACGCGTCCCCCGGCAACTGGAATTACGCCAAGCCGGCGCGCCTGCGCGCGCTGTCCGCCGGGCCGGAGCCGCATGTGCTGCTCGACGGGACCGGGCATTTCTTTCATTTCTTCGCCAACGGGCTCATGCCGGTGCTGCGCTATCTGGAACGCGATCCGCAGGCGCGGATCACGCTGGTCGTGCCGACGCGGCTCTTCGGATTCGAGGCGGAAACGCTCGCCGCGCTCGCCGCCGCCTTTCCCGGTGTGACGTTGAAGCCGCTTGCGCGCGACGAAAAGATCGTCGGCGCCGAGGTGCTGTGGCTGATGGCGCTTTGCACCGATTATGAATGGATGCCGGTGACGCGGGCCCGGGCCACGGTCCTGCGCGAGATGCTTCAGCGCCACTGGGCGGCCGGCGGAACGCCGGTCGCGCCGCCGACCGCGCGTCTCTATCTCGATCGGGGGGAGGCGAAACTGCGCAGGCTGACCGACGCGGCCGAGGTGCGCGGGGGTCTGGAGCGGGCGGGGTTCCGGTCCTTCGTCGCGCATGCCGGCAATTTCCCGGAGCAGGTCGCCGCGTTTCACGGGGCCGAGGAGATCGTCGCCGTGCATGGCGCCGGCCTGACCAATCTCCTCTTCTGCCGGCCGGGCACGCGGGTGATCGAGGTCTTCCCCGAGAACTTCATCAAGAGCACCTACTTCTGGCTCGCCCGCCAGCTGGAGCTCGACTATCGCTATGTCATCGGCGGACCCGGCGATTACGATCAGGCCTTCGCGGCGGGCGCCGATCGTCTCGCCCGCGCGGTGACGGCCCGCGTCTGA